One genomic segment of Trichococcus shcherbakoviae includes these proteins:
- a CDS encoding aldo/keto reductase yields MEQTYITLNDGNKIPQFGLGVFQISGDEKTKEACLEAFKLGYRHVDTAHAYQNERGVGQAVKESGLPREEIWITTKLWPSEYGEGKTAKAIDKMLGRLQTDYIDLLLLHQQFGDYLGAWKDMEKAVAEGKVKSIGLSNFESERLEEVLAAATINPSVLQVECHPYYQQNDLKKRIAPYNTVIESWYPLGHGDAALIEEPVFTKLAEKYGKTNAQIILRWHIQEGIIVFPKSSNPVHIKENIDIFDFELSEEEMNEIRQLDKGFRYYTRTLAEQEEALSQFVPAD; encoded by the coding sequence ATGGAACAAACGTATATCACATTGAATGACGGAAACAAAATCCCGCAATTTGGACTGGGTGTCTTCCAGATTTCAGGGGACGAAAAGACCAAGGAAGCTTGTTTGGAAGCCTTCAAATTAGGCTATCGTCATGTCGATACTGCGCATGCCTATCAAAACGAGCGCGGAGTCGGTCAGGCTGTAAAAGAAAGCGGCCTTCCGAGAGAAGAAATCTGGATCACGACGAAACTGTGGCCAAGCGAATACGGCGAAGGCAAGACAGCAAAAGCCATCGACAAAATGCTGGGTCGTCTTCAGACGGATTACATCGACCTTCTTCTGTTGCATCAACAATTCGGCGATTACCTGGGTGCTTGGAAAGATATGGAAAAAGCTGTCGCTGAAGGCAAAGTGAAGAGCATCGGCTTGAGCAACTTCGAATCCGAACGTTTGGAAGAAGTACTCGCTGCCGCAACGATCAATCCATCTGTTTTGCAAGTCGAATGCCACCCTTACTATCAACAAAACGATCTGAAGAAACGGATCGCGCCTTATAACACAGTCATCGAAAGCTGGTATCCGCTGGGACATGGCGATGCGGCCTTGATCGAAGAGCCCGTTTTCACTAAATTAGCAGAAAAATACGGGAAAACGAACGCCCAGATCATCCTGCGGTGGCACATCCAGGAAGGCATCATTGTTTTCCCTAAATCATCAAATCCAGTGCACATCAAAGAGAACATCGACATTTTCGATTTTGAATTGAGTGAGGAAGAAATGAACGAAATCCGTCAACTGGACAAAGGTTTCCGCTATTACACACGGACACTTGCTGAACAAGAAGAAGCGCTCAGCCAATTTGTGCCGGCTGATTAA
- a CDS encoding zeta toxin family protein produces MDDASLLYAKAHKQNFVKRVVADKIMVPDKVAIFMAGSPGAGKTEVATALAELSDNLCIIDADEFRSQFPDYNGLNSSDFQKGASWLVDHAFTHLLKEGYSFILDGTFAIGKSTQNIQRAIKRNYEVSLYYVYQDPFIAWQFTKEREKAEGRFVPKERFINAYFKSRENIAKVKEIFGDAVELIVIFKDYENKISEVLEDVENIDLILPKQYTVEELEENLDG; encoded by the coding sequence GTGGATGATGCATCTTTGCTGTATGCAAAAGCTCATAAGCAAAATTTTGTTAAAAGAGTTGTTGCAGATAAGATAATGGTTCCTGATAAAGTTGCTATTTTTATGGCTGGTAGCCCAGGTGCTGGTAAAACTGAAGTAGCAACCGCCTTAGCAGAACTATCGGACAATCTTTGTATTATAGATGCTGATGAATTTCGCAGTCAATTTCCTGATTACAACGGATTGAATTCCAGTGACTTTCAAAAAGGTGCATCTTGGCTTGTAGATCACGCATTTACCCATCTTTTGAAAGAAGGATATTCTTTTATTCTCGATGGAACTTTTGCAATAGGCAAATCTACTCAGAATATTCAACGCGCGATAAAACGGAATTACGAAGTGTCACTCTACTATGTTTATCAAGATCCATTTATTGCTTGGCAATTTACAAAGGAACGTGAAAAAGCAGAAGGCAGATTTGTACCGAAAGAGCGGTTCATTAATGCCTACTTTAAATCTCGTGAAAATATAGCAAAAGTAAAAGAAATTTTTGGAGATGCGGTTGAACTAATTGTTATCTTCAAAGACTATGAAAATAAAATTTCAGAAGTGCTGGAAGATGTTGAAAACATCGATCTGATTTTACCAAAACAATATACTGTTGAAGAATTGGAGGAGAATTTGGATGGTTGA
- a CDS encoding type I restriction-modification system subunit M → MGAELNSKLFSAADNLRSKMDASEYKNYLLGLIFYKYLSDKLLEKVVELADETLAEYNTPEKQTQLYRELLADEDSKSDLIETLVDTLGYDIEPDFLFNVLTSEAKQNIFQLNDLNKAFIDLSTKYSQFNGLFDDVDLKSKKLGADDQQRNITISEVLKKLNNVDVLGHNGDVIGDAYEFLISQFASEAGKKAGEFYTPHEVSDMMARIAAIGQEEKQLFSVFDPTMGSGSLMLNIRNYLNFPESVKYHGQELNTTTFNLAKMNLILHGVDNEDIRLRNGDTLNKDWPTDEPYTFDSVVMNPPYSAKWTADDTFLDDSRFNKYGKLAPKSKADFAFLLHGFYHLKDSGKMAIVLPHGVLFRGAAEGVIRKKLLEDGSIDTVIGLPANLFFGTSIPTTVIILKKNRTTRDVLFIDASKEFIKGKNQNKLSLENIDKVVETYQNRVNVEKYAYVASFDEIKENDFNLNIPRYVDTFEEQEEIDIVELGKELVSLNQQIKEAENDFLSMLDELAVTDETRDIIEATKAVFR, encoded by the coding sequence ATGGGAGCCGAGTTAAATTCAAAATTATTTAGTGCAGCAGACAATCTGCGCAGCAAAATGGATGCGTCAGAATATAAGAACTACCTGTTAGGATTGATATTCTATAAATACCTTTCTGACAAACTGTTGGAAAAAGTAGTTGAGTTAGCTGACGAGACTTTAGCGGAATACAACACGCCAGAAAAGCAAACGCAATTATATCGTGAGCTATTGGCAGATGAAGATTCAAAGAGTGATTTGATTGAAACCTTAGTGGACACTCTTGGCTATGATATCGAACCTGATTTCTTGTTCAATGTTTTGACGAGCGAAGCGAAACAGAACATTTTCCAATTGAATGACCTGAATAAAGCCTTCATAGATCTTTCAACAAAATATAGCCAGTTCAACGGTTTGTTTGATGACGTAGATTTAAAATCAAAAAAACTTGGAGCAGACGATCAGCAACGGAATATCACAATTTCTGAGGTTCTAAAAAAACTGAATAACGTCGATGTGCTCGGTCATAATGGAGATGTTATCGGGGATGCCTATGAATTCCTGATCAGCCAATTTGCCTCTGAAGCAGGGAAAAAGGCGGGCGAATTCTATACGCCGCACGAAGTATCTGACATGATGGCGCGAATTGCAGCTATCGGGCAGGAAGAAAAGCAACTCTTCAGCGTATTTGATCCAACGATGGGATCGGGATCTTTAATGCTGAATATCCGCAATTACTTAAACTTTCCTGAAAGTGTGAAATATCATGGCCAGGAGTTGAACACGACTACCTTCAATCTTGCAAAAATGAATCTTATTTTGCATGGAGTCGATAATGAAGATATCCGATTGCGCAATGGCGATACGCTGAACAAAGACTGGCCTACAGATGAACCGTATACTTTTGATTCGGTTGTAATGAACCCGCCTTATTCAGCAAAATGGACTGCTGATGATACTTTTTTGGATGATTCACGCTTCAATAAATACGGAAAACTAGCGCCAAAATCGAAAGCTGACTTTGCTTTCTTGTTACACGGCTTTTACCACTTGAAAGATTCCGGGAAAATGGCCATTGTACTGCCTCATGGAGTTCTGTTCCGTGGTGCAGCAGAGGGTGTCATTCGTAAGAAACTATTAGAAGACGGCAGCATTGATACAGTAATTGGGTTGCCAGCTAATCTGTTCTTTGGAACTTCAATTCCTACTACAGTCATTATTTTGAAGAAAAACCGTACGACACGCGATGTTCTGTTTATTGACGCTAGCAAAGAATTTATCAAAGGCAAGAACCAGAATAAGCTGTCGCTAGAGAACATCGATAAAGTTGTCGAAACCTATCAAAATAGAGTAAACGTTGAGAAGTACGCGTACGTTGCCAGCTTCGATGAAATCAAAGAAAATGACTTCAACTTAAATATTCCACGTTATGTTGATACATTCGAGGAACAGGAAGAGATCGATATTGTTGAGCTAGGAAAAGAGCTAGTGTCTCTCAATCAGCAAATCAAAGAAGCCGAAAATGATTTCCTTTCAATGCTCGACGAACTAGCGGTGACCGATGAAACCCGTGATATTATCGAGGCCACAAAGGCGGTGTTTCGGTAA
- a CDS encoding homocysteine S-methyltransferase family protein, with protein sequence MVLFLEVAIPVVAYPNSGAIYDPTTKVWTHSHAVDKVFSNQALKWHGLGCKWFGGCCYTSSKEIRLLKETFAAIL encoded by the coding sequence GTGGTTCTGTTTCTCGAAGTCGCTATTCCAGTGGTCGCTTATCCGAATTCGGGAGCAATCTACGATCCTACCACAAAAGTATGGACGCACAGTCATGCAGTGGACAAAGTGTTCTCAAATCAAGCATTGAAATGGCACGGATTGGGATGCAAATGGTTCGGTGGCTGTTGCTACACATCATCCAAAGAAATCAGATTGTTGAAAGAAACCTTTGCTGCAATTCTTTAG
- a CDS encoding AAA family ATPase has product MRIEKIEISNYKSISNQQSLSLHNDVTAIIGKNESGKSNVLDCIGNINVNSSNDTTRGLIRFPSRNKLDLPTEVSITFVIDEKMKEYFNVKSQRTKIEFNTKDTPFTGRISSGFGKEFFDSSEYVLRVEKLRDILTAHFNAQHKFHNQIFYTALPILEKLSENHNLNWKAQIQYMFSLKKHILNNDDSNEFYQNLEFVQNYINRYYDKFPEIFYYKEENLNSTYAFKKEDFNNLRSTHGNMLVNFIRAVGIDEQTFQEMMLTGDSGRKQDLIDELVELINENVNKQFNAFYPQERVSLVVRIENNTLRFFVKGTSGNINISERSNGLKWYLNLYITILSNNIRNENLLFVIDEPGVYLHVDAQKELRRLFYNLPYNYQILYSTHSPFMISEDHISDIKVIQKNKKGETEIVNSVFSEKILDSSKKESLSPILKSIGMSQEHILGIHRDKINVITEGVTDAVYLRAIAKYLDEHKFVFIPAVGASNIYNLGLILWSWGMRYVCLYDYDKAGIREQTKAREKYGLANTINLSSVCNGENITIEDLIDKNDFELCGLKKELVKKSESKMIDAVRLSRFMDNENIVISNETKLNFATLFDEMAKLHG; this is encoded by the coding sequence ATGAGAATTGAAAAAATAGAAATATCTAATTATAAATCAATATCTAACCAACAATCTCTCTCGTTACACAATGACGTAACGGCAATAATTGGAAAAAATGAATCAGGAAAAAGCAATGTGCTAGATTGTATTGGAAATATTAACGTGAATTCAAGCAATGATACTACTCGAGGTTTAATAAGATTTCCAAGTAGAAATAAACTTGATTTGCCTACAGAAGTTAGCATAACATTTGTGATAGATGAAAAAATGAAAGAGTATTTCAATGTCAAAAGCCAAAGAACAAAAATTGAATTTAATACTAAAGATACACCATTTACTGGAAGGATTTCTTCAGGATTCGGAAAGGAATTTTTCGATAGTTCGGAATATGTACTTAGAGTAGAGAAACTCAGAGATATTTTGACTGCTCACTTCAATGCTCAACATAAGTTTCATAACCAAATTTTTTATACAGCTCTTCCAATATTGGAAAAATTATCTGAGAATCATAATTTAAATTGGAAAGCTCAGATTCAATATATGTTCTCCCTTAAAAAACATATATTGAATAATGATGACTCTAATGAATTTTATCAAAATCTCGAATTTGTTCAAAATTATATTAACCGCTATTATGATAAGTTTCCAGAAATATTTTACTATAAAGAAGAAAATCTAAATTCCACATATGCATTTAAGAAAGAAGATTTTAATAACTTAAGATCTACTCATGGTAACATGCTAGTAAATTTTATAAGAGCAGTTGGAATCGATGAACAAACATTTCAGGAGATGATGTTAACTGGGGATAGTGGAAGGAAACAAGATTTGATTGATGAATTGGTCGAACTGATTAACGAAAATGTAAATAAACAATTTAATGCGTTCTACCCGCAAGAAAGAGTATCTTTAGTTGTAAGAATTGAAAATAATACATTGAGATTTTTCGTCAAGGGTACTTCAGGGAATATCAATATCTCCGAACGCAGTAATGGTTTAAAATGGTATTTAAATTTATATATCACTATTTTGTCCAACAATATACGGAATGAAAATTTATTATTTGTTATCGACGAACCTGGTGTTTATTTGCATGTGGATGCTCAGAAAGAGTTAAGGAGATTATTTTATAATTTACCATACAATTATCAGATATTATATTCCACTCACTCTCCCTTCATGATTAGCGAAGATCATATTTCTGATATTAAGGTAATTCAGAAAAATAAAAAAGGAGAAACAGAAATTGTTAATTCAGTATTTAGCGAAAAAATATTAGACTCATCTAAAAAAGAATCTTTATCACCCATATTGAAATCTATAGGAATGTCGCAAGAGCACATACTTGGTATTCATCGTGACAAAATAAATGTGATTACTGAAGGTGTTACTGATGCAGTTTATTTGCGAGCTATAGCTAAGTATTTAGATGAACATAAATTTGTTTTTATCCCTGCGGTGGGGGCTTCAAATATTTACAATCTAGGTCTTATATTATGGAGTTGGGGTATGAGATATGTTTGCTTATATGATTATGACAAAGCGGGAATTCGTGAACAAACCAAAGCACGTGAGAAATATGGTTTGGCTAATACAATTAATTTATCCTCAGTATGTAATGGAGAGAACATAACAATAGAAGATTTAATAGATAAAAACGACTTTGAATTATGTGGTTTGAAAAAAGAATTAGTGAAAAAATCAGAGTCAAAAATGATTGATGCAGTTAGGTTATCTCGTTTCATGGACAACGAAAATATTGTGATTTCAAATGAAACAAAACTAAATTTTGCAACACTTTTTGATGAAATGGCAAAACTTCATGGTTAA
- a CDS encoding type II toxin-antitoxin system HicB family antitoxin: MKILYPATFEKDGGYILVQFPDIPEAMTQGATAQEAHAKAKEVLGLALDGKQDFPEATAVDVLERKYPDKTVTLIEIDF, translated from the coding sequence ATGAAAATTTTATATCCAGCAACATTCGAAAAAGACGGTGGCTATATACTCGTCCAGTTCCCCGATATACCTGAAGCAATGACACAAGGTGCAACTGCCCAAGAAGCACACGCCAAGGCGAAAGAAGTATTGGGCTTGGCATTAGATGGTAAGCAAGATTTTCCTGAAGCAACTGCGGTGGATGTCTTGGAGAGAAAGTATCCGGATAAAACAGTCACTCTGATTGAGATCGATTTCTGA
- a CDS encoding Cof-type HAD-IIB family hydrolase yields MTKIELVFSDIDGTLLDSKHEVPAEAIQIIQDLVKQGTKIILASARPPGAMTSIADEVQLSSPLVCFNGALITQYTEGSFVDLYSLTLERLDALQLYRAVSTKFPEISFNIYSRERWYVERKDEWVKQEAAITKMDPESISMEDFLKEHLPVHKILCMGNPDDIQKLEDELAEANLSNISYYRSKDTYMEIVNNQVSKLGALHFLCEKYGVELANTLAIGDNFNDMPMIIHSGKGIAMGNAPDEVKQAADYVTGTNDESGFYNALAKCIG; encoded by the coding sequence ATGACAAAAATTGAGTTGGTATTCAGCGATATAGATGGCACGTTATTAGATTCAAAGCATGAAGTTCCAGCCGAAGCCATCCAAATCATTCAGGACTTGGTTAAGCAAGGCACGAAAATTATTCTGGCATCCGCCAGACCGCCAGGAGCAATGACTTCAATCGCCGATGAAGTCCAGCTGTCTTCACCACTGGTTTGCTTCAACGGAGCGCTGATCACACAATATACAGAAGGATCATTTGTTGATCTGTACAGCCTGACTTTGGAGCGACTGGACGCATTACAACTCTATCGGGCAGTATCCACAAAGTTTCCGGAAATAAGCTTCAATATCTATTCCCGCGAGCGGTGGTACGTTGAACGTAAAGATGAGTGGGTCAAGCAGGAAGCGGCAATCACAAAAATGGATCCAGAATCGATCTCAATGGAAGATTTCCTGAAGGAGCATTTACCTGTCCACAAGATACTGTGCATGGGAAATCCGGATGACATCCAAAAACTGGAGGATGAGTTAGCGGAGGCGAACTTATCAAACATATCTTACTACCGATCAAAAGATACCTATATGGAAATCGTCAATAATCAAGTATCAAAGCTGGGCGCACTTCACTTTTTGTGTGAAAAATATGGTGTTGAATTAGCAAATACTTTAGCAATCGGCGATAATTTTAATGATATGCCGATGATCATACACTCTGGTAAAGGAATTGCGATGGGCAATGCCCCTGATGAAGTAAAACAAGCAGCTGATTATGTAACTGGGACGAATGATGAGAGTGGTTTTTATAATGCATTGGCAAAGTGTATTGGATAA
- a CDS encoding type II toxin-antitoxin system HicA family toxin, translated as MNDGWVLVNIRGSHHQFRHLLKPGRVTVPHPKKDLPKGTVHSILKQAGLK; from the coding sequence ATGAATGATGGTTGGGTATTAGTTAACATAAGAGGCAGTCACCACCAATTCAGACACCTACTAAAACCTGGGCGCGTTACAGTACCACATCCAAAAAAGGATTTACCTAAAGGTACAGTGCATAGCATCCTCAAACAAGCGGGGTTGAAGTAA
- a CDS encoding DeoR/GlpR family DNA-binding transcription regulator — MYQEERIQQIQQLLEKKKRLSKKEIMEAFQISSDTARRDILEFLKTGTAVRTHGGIMLAEDRTKILSFGERTGIHKPEKEKMAEKVLEEIPENSTLFLDVSTTLLLAAQKLNKMCTVYTHSLDNAFALGMNPKVKVHLLGGEFNHEDRFFFSVRSLEEMDAIKFDICFIGAASLEKGGVFFKEANNALIKQKVVKQSRQVVLVAENQKFSKEAQYKGANYQDIDCFITDKVLAPKQQAYFENQTEIIFEEETV; from the coding sequence ATGTACCAAGAAGAGCGCATCCAGCAGATCCAACAGCTGCTGGAGAAGAAAAAAAGACTTTCCAAAAAAGAGATAATGGAAGCATTCCAGATTTCATCTGACACTGCGCGTCGTGATATCCTGGAATTCCTAAAAACAGGAACGGCTGTCCGTACGCATGGAGGCATTATGCTAGCTGAAGACAGAACGAAGATACTCAGTTTTGGGGAGCGGACAGGCATACATAAACCTGAAAAAGAAAAAATGGCTGAGAAAGTTTTGGAAGAAATACCAGAAAACAGCACGCTGTTTTTGGATGTATCGACTACGTTATTGTTGGCAGCGCAGAAACTAAACAAAATGTGTACAGTTTATACGCATTCTCTGGACAATGCTTTTGCATTGGGAATGAATCCTAAAGTAAAGGTTCACCTATTGGGCGGAGAGTTCAACCATGAAGACAGGTTTTTCTTTTCAGTCCGAAGTTTGGAAGAAATGGATGCGATAAAATTTGACATTTGCTTCATCGGAGCGGCAAGTTTGGAGAAAGGGGGCGTCTTTTTCAAAGAAGCGAACAACGCCTTGATCAAACAGAAAGTGGTGAAACAAAGCCGCCAAGTGGTGCTGGTTGCTGAAAATCAGAAATTCAGCAAAGAAGCGCAGTATAAAGGCGCAAATTACCAGGACATCGATTGCTTCATTACAGATAAAGTTTTGGCACCAAAACAGCAGGCTTATTTCGAAAATCAAACAGAGATCATCTTTGAGGAGGAAACGGTATGA
- a CDS encoding type II toxin-antitoxin system HicB family antitoxin, which produces MVLYYAIFNPEGTQFNISFPDLPELFTSGDDMSDALHMAKDALEGYLLWLEDEKEAFPPASEYDEISPSKGDLLIPIEANLEVARLKENTKMIKKTLTIPNYVNALAEKEGINFSQTLTEVLKEKLQIH; this is translated from the coding sequence ATGGTACTGTATTATGCTATTTTTAATCCCGAAGGCACGCAATTCAATATATCGTTTCCGGATTTACCGGAGTTGTTCACCAGCGGAGATGACATGTCCGATGCCCTGCACATGGCAAAAGATGCTTTGGAAGGCTATCTGCTTTGGCTTGAGGATGAAAAAGAGGCTTTTCCTCCGGCATCCGAATATGATGAAATTTCTCCTTCTAAGGGAGATTTGTTGATTCCGATCGAAGCAAATCTCGAAGTGGCTAGACTCAAGGAAAACACGAAAATGATCAAGAAAACTTTGACGATTCCGAATTACGTCAATGCACTCGCGGAAAAAGAAGGCATCAATTTTTCGCAAACATTGACGGAAGTGTTGAAGGAGAAATTACAGATACATTAA
- a CDS encoding nucleotidyl transferase AbiEii/AbiGii toxin family protein, with amino-acid sequence MITPIQVKQKIRNIQTKTGIPAQLLQRNFIMERFLFRLSQSAYKENFILKGGYLVGLFIGSDKRTTMDLDTTVTGFTLTTEKIKQVLSEIGQIATDDGITYDVLQVQDIREEDDYPGIRIALQGWVGGTMRVPFYLDLTTGDAITPEATTIKQDSLLNLESFSILSYPLETVLAEKLQTILNRSIANTRARDYYDVYALHLFERNRINMELLHEALLNTMKKRNTPNLLEDALAILKDIHDSPELERVWKSYEKKNSHYVDNLTFQDTLNAVDELVIALTQL; translated from the coding sequence GTGATAACCCCAATCCAAGTGAAACAAAAAATCAGAAACATACAAACCAAGACGGGTATCCCTGCACAACTACTGCAGCGTAACTTCATTATGGAACGATTTCTTTTTCGGTTAAGTCAATCTGCTTATAAAGAAAATTTTATTCTGAAAGGTGGATATTTGGTAGGGCTGTTTATTGGAAGCGATAAGCGCACGACTATGGATCTGGATACAACGGTGACAGGGTTCACCCTGACCACGGAAAAAATTAAGCAAGTTCTCAGTGAAATCGGACAAATTGCAACCGATGACGGCATCACTTATGATGTTTTGCAAGTACAAGATATCCGTGAAGAAGATGATTATCCGGGTATTCGTATTGCTTTGCAAGGGTGGGTTGGCGGTACCATGCGTGTCCCTTTTTATTTAGACCTCACTACTGGCGATGCGATTACACCGGAAGCGACAACTATAAAACAAGACTCTCTTTTGAACCTTGAATCATTTTCTATATTATCCTATCCTCTTGAAACGGTCCTGGCAGAAAAGCTGCAAACAATATTGAATCGTTCTATTGCTAACACACGAGCCAGAGATTATTATGACGTCTATGCACTGCATCTTTTTGAAAGAAACAGGATAAATATGGAGTTGCTTCACGAGGCTTTGCTGAATACGATGAAAAAACGGAATACGCCAAATTTATTAGAGGACGCTCTGGCTATTTTAAAAGATATTCATGATAGCCCTGAGTTAGAACGAGTATGGAAAAGCTACGAAAAGAAGAATAGCCATTATGTAGATAACCTAACATTTCAAGATACCTTAAATGCAGTTGATGAGTTAGTTATTGCTTTAACACAATTATAA
- the mmuM gene encoding homocysteine S-methyltransferase, whose product MNFKEWQKNQKVILIDGSMSLGLEEQGLDLNDELWTAKALVNEPDKIEKVHQNYYDAGANIAITASYQATVAGFERLGHTTEESRALIKRTVELAKQAQTKSQGLQEKWVAASVGPYGAYLADGSEYRGNYGLSQTELVDFHRERLELLLESGADLLAIETIPDITEIQALIELLAQHPKATAWLTVTLKDAHHLCDGTDLRVFQLLAESSEQIIAYGVNCVQPDLVLPALEYLKEIATKPLVAYPNSGATYDATTKVWTHSHAVDEVFSNEALKWHESGCKWIGGCCCTSAKEISLLKETFSAIL is encoded by the coding sequence ATGAATTTTAAAGAGTGGCAAAAGAATCAAAAAGTGATCCTCATCGATGGTTCGATGTCCTTAGGTCTGGAGGAGCAAGGCTTGGACCTGAATGATGAGTTATGGACCGCGAAAGCATTAGTGAACGAACCGGATAAAATTGAAAAAGTCCATCAGAACTATTATGATGCAGGAGCAAATATCGCCATCACAGCGAGCTATCAAGCGACGGTTGCCGGGTTCGAGCGTTTGGGCCATACAACCGAAGAAAGCCGGGCTCTGATCAAAAGAACGGTAGAACTAGCGAAACAGGCCCAAACGAAAAGCCAAGGCCTGCAAGAAAAATGGGTGGCGGCTTCGGTCGGACCATACGGAGCCTATTTGGCGGACGGCTCTGAATATCGGGGCAATTACGGTCTGTCGCAAACCGAATTGGTCGATTTCCATCGCGAAAGGTTAGAGTTGCTGCTGGAATCCGGGGCTGATCTGCTGGCCATCGAAACCATTCCGGATATAACGGAAATCCAGGCACTGATTGAATTGCTGGCCCAACATCCGAAGGCGACAGCCTGGCTGACAGTGACATTGAAAGACGCCCATCATTTATGCGATGGAACCGATCTGCGTGTATTCCAGCTATTGGCAGAGTCGTCCGAGCAAATCATTGCCTACGGCGTCAATTGCGTGCAGCCTGATTTAGTCTTACCTGCCTTGGAATATCTGAAGGAGATTGCGACAAAGCCATTGGTCGCTTATCCAAACTCGGGAGCGACCTACGATGCCACTACCAAAGTATGGACGCATAGTCATGCGGTTGATGAAGTATTCTCAAACGAAGCATTGAAATGGCATGAGTCAGGATGCAAATGGATCGGCGGCTGTTGCTGCACATCAGCCAAAGAAATCAGTCTATTGAAGGAAACCTTTTCCGCAATTCTTTAG